The DNA region ACTTTCTGTTTTATTTACATGCTGACCACCTGCCCCACTTGCTCTATAAACATCTATTCTTATATCTTTTTCTTCTATTTCTATATTTATATCATCATCAAGCTCAGGGCTTACCATAACGCTTGTAAAGCTTGTGTGACGTCTTCCAGCACTATCAAATGGACTTACTCTAACAAGTCTGTGGATGCCATTTTCAGCTTTTAAATATCCATAAGCATTTTCACCTTTTACTATAAAGCTTACATCTTTTAATCCAGCCTCATCGCCTTCTTGAAAATCCAAAACATCAACTTTATAATTTTCTCTTTCGCAAAATCTCAAATACATTCTATATAACATACTTGCCCAGTCATTGCTCTCTGTTCCACCAGCTCCTGGATGAATTGTAACAATTGCATTTTTAGAGTCATTTTCGCTACTTAAAAGCATTGAAATCTCTAAATTAGTAATTTTTTCTTCCAATTCATCAGCGTCTTCAAAAAGACTTTCTAAAAGATCACTATCGTTTTCATCACTTGCTAACTTAAACATATCAAATGCATCTTCAACTGCTTGTTTTGCTGATTTAAATTTAGCCAACATAGATGAAATTTGGGTTTTTTCTTTATTGATTTTAGCTGCATTTACTGCATCACCCCAAAAACTAGGATCTGTTTGCTCCGCTACTATACTATCAACTCTTTTTTGCAATAAATCTGGTTTTATTATAAGGCTTATATTATCAACTTTGGTTTTTAGTTTTTTTAATAATTCACCGTATTCGTAACTATCCAATGCTTTCCTTTAATTTCTGCTCTTCTAAAACTTTTTGTGCTTCTTTTGCTTTTTCGGCCAATAAATAATCATCTTCTTTTAAAATTTCTCTTTGTTTTTGATATTTATAGCCTATTTTCATGACAAAATATCCAGCAATTGCTGCAATAAATGATGCTATAAGTATAGCAAATTTTTCAGCATAATGGAATATATTACTATCATGATAAGCAATTGAACAGATAAATAAACTCATACTTGCACCAATTCCTGTTAAAACACAAAGTCCAAAAAACTGCATTAAATTCGCACCAGATGGAAGTTTTGAAACTCCAAATTTTATAATAACATAAGAAAATCCATAAATTCCCAAAGGTTTTGCTATAACAAGCCCTACAATAATTCCTAAGGAAACAGGATGAATTAAATGACTAAAAGCATCTGAAGTTAGTGGAATACCAGCATTGACAAAAGCAAATAATGGCATTACAAAATAAGTTATAAATCCGCCTAATTTATTTTCAATATCTCTAAGCATAGAGTACCCATGAATTGGCTTTAGTGGAATGAAAATGGCAGCTATTATTCCAGCTATTGTAGTGTGAACGCCTGATTGTAAAAACGCTGTCCAAAGCAAAAGCCCAGTTACAATATAAAAAAACTTTTTATTTACCTTAAGCAAATTTAAAATAATTAAAACTCCAATTAAAACTCCAGCCATTATAAGGGCATAATTAGAAAGTTCACTTGTATAAAAAATAGCGATTATAACAACAGCACAAATATCATCAATGATTGCTAAAAGAAGTAGAAAAATTCTTAAGGATGGTGGTACTTTTGAACCAAGCAATAGCAACACTCCAACAGCAAAAGCAGTATCGCTAACAGTAGGTATCGCCCAACCACGCATAGCAAAACTATCACCATAAGTAAAGGCTGCAAAAACAAGTGCAGGAACTATAACACCACCAAGGCCTCCAACTAATGGAAGTGCAACTCTATCAGGAGAACTTAACTCACCAACTAGTATCTCTCTTTTAACTTCAAGTCCAATATAAAAGAAAAAAAGCGACATCAAACCATCATTCACCCATAAAATGATTGGCTTAACTATTTTAAAATCTTCTACCATAATTCCGGCTTTTAATCTTAAAAAGTCATTATAAAATTCAGTTAAAATTGTATTTTGACAAACAAGAGCTAAAAATGTAGCCATAATTATCAAAATTCCACCAATTGATTCGTGTTTTAAAAACCTCCCTAGTCTTTCCACCTACGCCCTTTCTCACACTATTTGTATGACATAAATTTAGTATTATATTTTATCTAAAAATCTTTAAATCTAGCATAGATTAAGAGTAATTTAGAAAATTTAAGTTATAATTGCGAAAATTTTACACTAAATAGGAAAGTTTTATTATGAAAATAGCTAGCACAATTAGCGGATTAAAAGAGAATTTGAAAGAATTTAATGGAACAATTGGATATGTCCCTACAATGGGAGCCTTACATAGGGGTCATCTAAGTTTAATAGAGAACTCAAAAAAAGATAATGATTTTACAGTTGTTTCAGTTTTTGTAAACCCAACTCAATTTTTACCAGGTGAGGACTTTGAAAAATATCCTAAAAATCAAGAAGCAGATACAAGAATATGCGAAGTTGCTGGGGTTGATTTATTATTTTTACCAAGCGTGGATGAAATTTATAAAAAAAGTGAAACAACTATAAAAGCAAATGAAAAATTAAACTCCATTTTAGAAGGTTCTTTTAGACCAGGACACTTTGATGGTGTATGTAGAGTTTTAAATAAATTTTTTAATCTTATAAAACCAAATAATGCATATTTTGGGAAAAAAGATGCTCAACAAATCGCGGTTGTAAAAAATATGGTTGATTCATTTTTTTTAGATGTTAAAATAAATCCTTGTGAAATAGTTAGAGAAGCCGATGGTTTAGCGCTTAGCTCAAGAAATACCTACCTAAATGAAGAGCAAAAACTAGATGCTTTAAAACTATCTAGATCACTTTTGAAAGCTTCAAATTTAGTAAAAAAAGGTGAGACCGAATCAAAACAAATTATTGCCTCCATAAAAGAAACGCTTGAGCCATTAAAAGTTGATTATGTGGCAATTGTAGATAGAAACTTTAACGAAATAGAAAAAATTGAACTAGGAAATACAATAATTTTAATAGCAGCATTTGTTGATAAAACAAGATTAATCGATAACATTTGGATTTAAAATGCCAAAACTTTATCTTTGCTCTTTGGGCTGTAATAAAAATTTAGTCGATAGTGAAATAATGCTTGGAAGATTACAAAACTATGAAGTTGTAAATTCTCCTGATGACGCTGATGTTATGATAGTAAATACATGTGGGTTTATAACTTCTGCAAAAGAAGAAAGCATAAAAACAATCTTAGAATTAGCAAACT from Campylobacter ureolyticus includes:
- the prfB gene encoding peptide chain release factor 2, translated to MDSYEYGELLKKLKTKVDNISLIIKPDLLQKRVDSIVAEQTDPSFWGDAVNAAKINKEKTQISSMLAKFKSAKQAVEDAFDMFKLASDENDSDLLESLFEDADELEEKITNLEISMLLSSENDSKNAIVTIHPGAGGTESNDWASMLYRMYLRFCERENYKVDVLDFQEGDEAGLKDVSFIVKGENAYGYLKAENGIHRLVRVSPFDSAGRRHTSFTSVMVSPELDDDINIEIEEKDIRIDVYRASGAGGQHVNKTESAVRITHYETGIVVQCQNDRSQHKNKATAMKMLKSRLYELEFQKQNEAHNNVDKSEIGWGYQVRSYVLFPYQQVKDNRSNLSYSNVDAVLDGDIKKIIEGVLISQSDKKQF
- the nhaA gene encoding Na+/H+ antiporter NhaA, which produces MERLGRFLKHESIGGILIIMATFLALVCQNTILTEFYNDFLRLKAGIMVEDFKIVKPIILWVNDGLMSLFFFYIGLEVKREILVGELSSPDRVALPLVGGLGGVIVPALVFAAFTYGDSFAMRGWAIPTVSDTAFAVGVLLLLGSKVPPSLRIFLLLLAIIDDICAVVIIAIFYTSELSNYALIMAGVLIGVLIILNLLKVNKKFFYIVTGLLLWTAFLQSGVHTTIAGIIAAIFIPLKPIHGYSMLRDIENKLGGFITYFVMPLFAFVNAGIPLTSDAFSHLIHPVSLGIIVGLVIAKPLGIYGFSYVIIKFGVSKLPSGANLMQFFGLCVLTGIGASMSLFICSIAYHDSNIFHYAEKFAILIASFIAAIAGYFVMKIGYKYQKQREILKEDDYLLAEKAKEAQKVLEEQKLKESIG
- the panC gene encoding pantoate--beta-alanine ligase encodes the protein MKIASTISGLKENLKEFNGTIGYVPTMGALHRGHLSLIENSKKDNDFTVVSVFVNPTQFLPGEDFEKYPKNQEADTRICEVAGVDLLFLPSVDEIYKKSETTIKANEKLNSILEGSFRPGHFDGVCRVLNKFFNLIKPNNAYFGKKDAQQIAVVKNMVDSFFLDVKINPCEIVREADGLALSSRNTYLNEEQKLDALKLSRSLLKASNLVKKGETESKQIIASIKETLEPLKVDYVAIVDRNFNEIEKIELGNTIILIAAFVDKTRLIDNIWI